The Xanthobacter flavus genome includes a window with the following:
- a CDS encoding helix-turn-helix domain-containing protein: protein MGTRPRLYERAAPGTAGLGPLWFLDAGRTFFAGPLIYNAPHQHGAPVFLAGLYGPFGLRVRGGEWQACRTALVPAGVVHELDVGGEPIAVFYLEPSVDGAHALAPLVANAREEQGALFGAGTALPLLRELWEAPDAAGWAGEALADMVDVSRRRARAGLDPRIQRVAAAMTDAERVPELAALARKVGLSPSRLQHLFTAEMGVPFRRYRAWGRMRRAIAEIADGSSFTAAAHAAGFADQAHFTHDFRRTFGAAPSQSLRGVRL, encoded by the coding sequence ATGGGCACGCGGCCCCGCTTGTACGAACGTGCTGCGCCGGGGACAGCGGGCCTCGGGCCGCTCTGGTTCCTGGATGCGGGCCGCACCTTCTTCGCCGGGCCGCTCATCTACAATGCCCCGCACCAGCACGGCGCCCCGGTGTTCCTTGCCGGGCTGTACGGGCCGTTCGGGCTGCGCGTGCGCGGCGGGGAATGGCAGGCGTGCCGCACGGCGCTGGTGCCCGCCGGGGTGGTGCACGAGCTGGACGTGGGCGGCGAGCCCATCGCGGTCTTCTATCTGGAGCCGAGCGTCGACGGCGCCCATGCGCTGGCGCCTCTGGTGGCCAATGCGCGGGAGGAGCAGGGCGCCCTCTTCGGTGCCGGCACCGCGCTGCCGCTGCTGCGCGAATTATGGGAGGCGCCGGACGCGGCCGGCTGGGCCGGCGAGGCCCTCGCCGACATGGTGGATGTCTCCCGCCGGCGCGCCCGCGCCGGGCTCGATCCCCGCATCCAGCGGGTGGCGGCGGCGATGACCGACGCGGAGCGCGTGCCGGAGCTTGCGGCCCTCGCCCGCAAGGTGGGCCTGTCGCCCTCGCGCCTGCAGCACCTGTTCACCGCCGAGATGGGCGTGCCGTTCCGCCGCTACCGCGCCTGGGGGCGGATGCGGCGGGCCATCGCCGAGATCGCCGACGGCAGCAGCTTCACCGCCGCCGCCCATGCGGCCGGCTTTGCCGACCAGGCGCATTTCACCCACGACTTCCGCCGCACTTTCGGCGCGGCGCCGTCCCAGAGCCTGCGCGGCGTGCGCCTGTGA
- a CDS encoding MBL fold metallo-hydrolase, with amino-acid sequence MQTDPASPFRPGAPSRRALLAAAIAAPALLRTGRASATAPERGALPVTPFRFRLGAFEVTTVLDASAMIDGPWPIVGEDRPAGEVAALMQASLLPEKRFRPGFTPTLVNTGSQLVLFDAGNGANGFIPRPNGGWLTQQIAAAGYAPEQVDVVVLSHAHVDHIGGLVEAGKEVFPKARYVIGEAEYSFWAAPERRAAAPDSLEHATAQVFARNLAPFADRVTRVRPGAEIVPGIHAVEAFGHTPGHLAFHLESGGKRLLVWGDCAHHEVASLAHPEWHALFDMDKTQGAATRKRIYDMAATDRIPVVGYHTSFPSVGYVERQGSAYRWLPLTYQLAE; translated from the coding sequence ATGCAGACAGATCCGGCTTCGCCATTCCGGCCCGGCGCGCCCAGCCGCCGCGCCCTCCTCGCCGCCGCCATCGCCGCCCCGGCGCTCCTGCGCACGGGTCGGGCGAGCGCAACGGCGCCCGAGCGCGGCGCCCTCCCCGTCACGCCCTTCCGCTTCCGCCTGGGCGCGTTCGAGGTGACCACCGTGCTCGACGCCTCCGCCATGATCGACGGCCCGTGGCCCATCGTCGGCGAGGACCGGCCGGCCGGCGAGGTGGCGGCGCTGATGCAGGCCAGCCTGCTGCCGGAAAAGCGCTTCCGGCCCGGCTTCACCCCGACGCTGGTGAATACCGGCTCGCAGCTCGTCCTGTTCGATGCCGGCAACGGCGCGAACGGCTTCATCCCGAGGCCGAACGGGGGTTGGCTCACGCAGCAGATCGCCGCCGCCGGCTATGCGCCCGAGCAGGTGGACGTGGTGGTGCTCTCCCACGCCCATGTGGACCATATCGGCGGGCTGGTGGAGGCGGGCAAGGAGGTGTTTCCCAAGGCCCGCTACGTCATCGGCGAGGCGGAATATTCCTTCTGGGCCGCGCCCGAGCGGCGCGCGGCGGCCCCCGACAGCCTCGAACACGCGACCGCGCAGGTGTTCGCCCGCAACCTCGCCCCCTTCGCCGATCGCGTCACCCGGGTGCGGCCGGGCGCCGAGATCGTCCCCGGCATCCATGCGGTGGAAGCCTTCGGGCACACGCCCGGCCATCTGGCGTTCCATCTGGAGAGCGGGGGCAAGCGGCTGCTCGTCTGGGGCGACTGCGCCCACCACGAGGTGGCGTCCCTCGCGCACCCCGAGTGGCACGCCTTGTTCGACATGGACAAGACGCAGGGCGCCGCCACCCGCAAGCGCATCTACGACATGGCCGCCACCGACCGCATCCCGGTGGTGGGCTATCACACGTCCTTCCCGTCGGTGGGCTATGTGGAGCGGCAGGGCAGCGCCTATCGCTGGCTCCCCCTCACCTACCAACTGGCGGAGTGA
- the leuC gene encoding 3-isopropylmalate dehydratase large subunit: MNGPKTLYDKIFDDHVVSRQDDGTCLLYIDRHLVHEVTSPQAFEGLRMTGRKVRAPQKTLAVVDHNVPTTDRTLPNPDPESVAQIAALAENTKEFGVEYYDGFDKRQGVVHVVGPEQGFTLPGTTIVCGDSHTSTHGAFGALAHGIGTSEVEHVLATQTLIQKKAKNMRVTVSGPLPEGVGAKDVVLAIIGTIGTAGGTGYVIEYAGEGITSLSMEGRMTVCNMSIEGGARAGMVAPDEKAFEYLKGRPKSPKGADWDAALRYWQTLRSDEGAHFDAEIHIDGANLPPIVSWGTSPEDVVSVEGFVPDPALIEDEGKRAAKIRALGYMGLTAGTKITDIAIDRAFIGSCTNGRIEDMRAAAAVVKGHKVNPRVSAMVVPGSGLVKEQAEAEGLDKIFIEAGFEWREAGCSMCLAMNADRLAPEERCASTSNRNFEGRQGFKGRTHLVSPAMAAAAAIAGHFVDVRAWPKA, translated from the coding sequence GTGAACGGTCCCAAGACCCTCTACGACAAGATCTTCGACGACCACGTCGTCTCCCGGCAGGATGACGGCACCTGCCTGCTCTACATTGACCGCCACCTGGTGCACGAAGTGACCAGCCCGCAGGCGTTCGAGGGCCTGCGCATGACCGGCCGCAAGGTGCGCGCGCCGCAGAAGACCCTCGCCGTGGTGGACCACAACGTCCCCACCACCGACCGTACCCTGCCGAACCCGGACCCGGAGAGCGTCGCGCAGATCGCCGCGCTCGCCGAGAACACGAAGGAGTTCGGCGTCGAATATTATGACGGCTTCGACAAGCGCCAGGGCGTCGTCCACGTGGTCGGCCCCGAGCAGGGCTTCACTTTGCCCGGCACCACCATCGTCTGCGGCGACAGCCACACCTCCACCCACGGCGCGTTCGGCGCCCTCGCCCACGGCATCGGCACGTCCGAGGTGGAGCATGTGCTCGCCACCCAGACGCTGATCCAGAAGAAGGCGAAGAACATGCGCGTCACCGTCTCCGGGCCGCTGCCCGAGGGCGTCGGCGCCAAGGACGTGGTGCTCGCCATCATCGGCACCATCGGCACGGCCGGCGGCACCGGCTACGTCATCGAATATGCCGGCGAAGGCATCACCTCCCTCTCCATGGAAGGGCGGATGACCGTCTGCAACATGTCCATCGAGGGTGGCGCCCGCGCCGGCATGGTGGCCCCCGACGAGAAGGCGTTCGAATATCTCAAGGGCCGGCCGAAGTCCCCCAAGGGCGCCGACTGGGATGCGGCGCTGCGCTACTGGCAGACCCTGCGCTCGGACGAGGGCGCGCATTTCGACGCCGAAATCCACATCGACGGCGCCAACCTGCCGCCCATCGTCTCCTGGGGCACCAGCCCCGAGGACGTTGTGTCCGTGGAAGGCTTCGTGCCCGATCCCGCGCTCATCGAGGACGAGGGCAAGCGCGCCGCCAAGATCCGGGCGCTCGGCTACATGGGCCTCACCGCCGGCACGAAGATCACCGACATCGCCATCGACCGGGCCTTCATCGGTTCCTGCACCAACGGCCGTATCGAGGACATGCGCGCGGCGGCCGCCGTGGTGAAGGGCCACAAGGTGAACCCGCGCGTGAGCGCCATGGTCGTTCCGGGCTCCGGCCTCGTGAAGGAGCAGGCCGAGGCCGAGGGGCTGGACAAGATCTTCATCGAGGCGGGCTTCGAGTGGCGCGAGGCGGGCTGCTCCATGTGCCTCGCCATGAACGCCGACCGCCTCGCCCCCGAGGAGCGCTGCGCCTCCACCTCGAACCGCAATTTCGAGGGCCGCCAGGGCTTCAAGGGCCGCACCCACCTCGTCTCCCCCGCCATGGCGGCGGCGGCGGCCATCGCCGGCCACTTCGTGGACGTGCGGGCGTGGCCGAAGGCCTGA
- a CDS encoding MgtC/SapB family protein: MQFVSNFHGVQFLDTVVSLAAAFLFGTLIGAERQYRQRTAGLRTNVLVAVGSAAFVDLAASLGGPTDAMRVAANVVTGVGFLGAGVIMKEGMNVRGLNTAATLWCSAAVGSCAGADRLAEAALITFIIIAGNTVLRPVARAIDRAPLDARRSEVSYEVRLTVDSAAAADLRDVLIDTLEAEKYLVGDVDEEPGTDGAVVLVAKLVTTSVVPAELDAITDRLARRPNTRHATWESVTEE, encoded by the coding sequence GTGCAGTTCGTCTCCAATTTCCACGGGGTGCAGTTCCTAGATACCGTGGTCAGCCTCGCCGCCGCCTTCCTGTTCGGCACGCTGATCGGGGCCGAGCGGCAGTATCGCCAGCGCACCGCCGGGCTGCGCACCAACGTCCTGGTGGCCGTGGGCTCCGCCGCCTTCGTCGATCTCGCCGCCAGCCTCGGCGGGCCGACCGACGCCATGCGCGTCGCCGCCAACGTGGTGACGGGCGTCGGCTTCCTCGGCGCCGGCGTCATCATGAAGGAAGGCATGAACGTGCGCGGCCTCAACACCGCCGCGACGCTCTGGTGCTCGGCGGCAGTAGGCAGTTGCGCCGGAGCCGACCGCCTCGCCGAGGCGGCGCTCATCACCTTCATCATCATCGCCGGCAATACGGTGCTGCGCCCGGTCGCCCGTGCCATCGACCGCGCGCCCCTCGACGCCCGCCGCTCGGAAGTCAGCTACGAGGTGCGCCTCACGGTGGATTCCGCCGCCGCCGCCGATCTGCGCGACGTGCTCATCGACACGCTGGAGGCCGAGAAATATCTCGTGGGCGACGTGGACGAGGAGCCCGGCACCGACGGCGCCGTGGTGCTGGTGGCGAAGCTCGTCACCACCTCGGTGGTTCCGGCCGAACTTGACGCCATCACCGATCGTCTGGCTAGGCGCCCCAATACCCGCCATGCCACATGGGAGAGCGTGACGGAGGAATAG
- a CDS encoding polyhydroxyalkanoate depolymerase: MWLDDLRPFRPAAADPLPCATEDAYRAFGLASGVVREEVPAGLPFGRLRLFCRQDAPDAPARTVLVVAPIAGGYPFLMRDLVAALLPAAGRVGITEWPNARYLPAGAGRFGFAENCLETAQMARALAVTGPVHLVGVCQGALPAFAAACLLAEEGVPVASLSLVGGPMDPARNPTRLWKMLQERSLEALEAQVMEDVPQGLPGAGRRVFPAWRQIDTFALYLWRQSISGGDLPMRLLFDEGDDPLRFPLSRLCWTMMDVPDEFFMENVSTIFRDNALAKGTLEIGGHRVRAEALRGVLLTVEGAQDDISAPGQTEAAHDFCRAVPEALRRRVSVADCGHFGLFYGRRMRATVIPALVEAMEAGERAL; encoded by the coding sequence ATGTGGCTTGACGATCTGCGTCCCTTCCGTCCCGCGGCGGCCGATCCGCTGCCCTGCGCGACCGAGGACGCCTATCGCGCGTTCGGGCTGGCCAGCGGCGTCGTGCGCGAGGAGGTACCGGCCGGCCTTCCCTTCGGCCGGCTGCGGCTGTTCTGCCGGCAGGATGCACCTGACGCGCCCGCCCGCACCGTGCTGGTGGTGGCGCCCATCGCCGGCGGCTATCCTTTCCTGATGCGCGATCTCGTCGCCGCGCTTTTGCCTGCTGCGGGGCGTGTCGGCATCACCGAATGGCCCAATGCGCGCTACCTGCCGGCCGGCGCGGGCCGCTTCGGCTTTGCCGAGAATTGCCTTGAAACGGCGCAGATGGCCCGTGCGCTCGCGGTGACGGGGCCGGTGCATCTGGTGGGCGTCTGCCAGGGTGCGCTGCCCGCCTTCGCTGCCGCCTGCCTGCTGGCGGAGGAGGGGGTGCCGGTGGCGAGCCTCAGCCTTGTCGGTGGACCGATGGACCCCGCGCGCAACCCCACGCGCCTGTGGAAGATGCTGCAGGAGCGCTCCCTTGAGGCGCTGGAAGCGCAGGTGATGGAGGACGTGCCGCAGGGCCTGCCGGGCGCCGGGCGGCGCGTGTTTCCGGCGTGGCGGCAGATCGACACCTTCGCGCTGTACCTCTGGCGCCAGTCCATCAGCGGCGGCGACCTGCCCATGCGCCTGCTGTTCGACGAGGGCGACGACCCTTTGCGCTTTCCGCTCTCCCGCCTGTGCTGGACCATGATGGACGTGCCGGACGAATTCTTCATGGAGAACGTCTCCACCATCTTCCGCGACAACGCGCTGGCTAAAGGCACGCTGGAGATCGGCGGGCATCGGGTGCGGGCGGAGGCCCTGCGCGGCGTCCTGCTCACGGTCGAGGGCGCGCAGGACGACATCTCCGCCCCCGGCCAGACCGAGGCGGCGCACGATTTCTGTCGTGCCGTCCCCGAGGCCCTGCGTCGCCGCGTCAGCGTCGCGGACTGCGGCCATTTCGGCCTGTTCTACGGCCGAAGGATGCGCGCGACCGTGATCCCGGCTCTGGTCGAGGCGATGGAGGCGGGGGAACGGGCGCTGTGA
- a CDS encoding winged helix DNA-binding protein — protein sequence MTKDTLPKPTDGARRKAGPSIVSSAHLADGALPALSEFEFGLNMLTHAYSRWMVRCMAAAGVPDLSALDVLILHHVVHRDRPKTIADLCLVLDVEDTHLVTYAAKKLQALGLVEGGRRGKEKTLSASLTGRAACARYREVREALLADAVAATGIDPGRLSEVAALMRTLSGHYDQAARAAASL from the coding sequence GTGACCAAGGACACACTCCCGAAGCCGACCGATGGCGCCCGCCGCAAGGCCGGCCCCTCCATCGTCTCCTCCGCGCATCTCGCCGACGGGGCGCTGCCGGCGCTGTCCGAGTTCGAGTTCGGGCTCAACATGCTCACCCACGCCTACAGCCGCTGGATGGTGCGCTGCATGGCGGCGGCCGGTGTGCCGGACCTCTCCGCGCTGGACGTGCTGATCCTGCACCATGTGGTCCACCGCGACCGGCCCAAGACCATCGCCGACCTCTGCCTCGTGCTCGATGTGGAGGACACCCACCTCGTGACCTATGCGGCGAAGAAGCTGCAGGCCCTCGGCCTCGTCGAAGGCGGCCGCCGGGGCAAGGAAAAGACGCTCTCCGCCAGCCTCACCGGCCGTGCCGCCTGCGCCCGCTATCGCGAGGTGCGCGAGGCGCTGCTCGCCGACGCGGTGGCCGCCACCGGCATCGATCCCGGCCGCCTGTCCGAGGTCGCGGCGCTGATGCGCACGCTCTCCGGCCATTACGACCAGGCCGCCCGCGCGGCGGCGTCGCTCTGA
- a CDS encoding TRAP transporter substrate-binding protein has product MSRLTRILAPALALGALAFAGPALAQTKWNLPSAYPADNLHTENLAQFAKDVETATGGKLVITLHPNASLFKAPEIKRAVQTGQAQAGEVIISIHENEDPVFGVDVVPFLATSFEQSKKLWAASRPAVEKKLATQGIKVLYAMPWPPQGLFSKMTVEKVEDLKGAKWRAYNPGTSRIGEMVGAQAVTVQQAELAQALATGVVNALITSSATGNDVKIWESVPNFYDIQAWLPKNVVFVNQAAFDALDKPTQEAVLKAAAAAEERGWKLSEAKTKGYMDTLAAKGMKVVPPSPELKAGFEKIGGTLSEAWLAKAGATGQEIIAAYKK; this is encoded by the coding sequence ATGTCTCGACTGACGCGCATCCTCGCCCCGGCCCTGGCATTGGGGGCCCTCGCCTTCGCCGGCCCGGCGCTCGCCCAGACCAAGTGGAACCTGCCGTCCGCCTATCCGGCCGACAACCTCCACACCGAGAACCTCGCCCAGTTCGCCAAGGACGTGGAGACCGCCACCGGCGGCAAGCTCGTCATCACGCTCCATCCCAACGCCTCGCTGTTCAAGGCGCCGGAGATCAAGCGCGCGGTGCAGACCGGGCAGGCGCAGGCGGGCGAGGTGATCATCTCCATCCACGAGAACGAGGACCCGGTCTTCGGCGTGGACGTGGTGCCCTTCCTCGCCACCTCCTTCGAGCAGTCCAAGAAGCTGTGGGCCGCCTCCCGCCCGGCGGTGGAGAAGAAGCTCGCCACCCAGGGCATCAAGGTGCTCTACGCCATGCCGTGGCCGCCGCAGGGCCTGTTCTCCAAGATGACGGTCGAGAAGGTGGAGGATCTCAAGGGCGCCAAGTGGCGCGCCTACAATCCGGGCACGTCGCGCATCGGCGAGATGGTCGGCGCCCAGGCCGTCACCGTGCAGCAGGCGGAGCTCGCCCAGGCGCTCGCCACCGGCGTCGTCAACGCGCTCATCACCTCCAGCGCCACCGGCAACGACGTGAAGATCTGGGAGAGCGTGCCCAATTTCTACGACATCCAGGCCTGGCTGCCGAAGAACGTGGTGTTCGTGAATCAGGCCGCCTTCGACGCCCTCGACAAGCCCACGCAGGAGGCCGTGCTCAAGGCCGCCGCCGCAGCCGAGGAGCGCGGGTGGAAGCTCTCCGAGGCCAAGACCAAGGGCTACATGGACACCCTCGCCGCCAAGGGCATGAAGGTGGTCCCGCCCTCGCCCGAGCTGAAGGCCGGCTTCGAGAAGATCGGCGGCACCCTGTCCGAAGCCTGGCTCGCCAAGGCCGGTGCGACCGGGCAGGAGATCATCGCCGCCTACAAGAAGTGA
- a CDS encoding TRAP transporter large permease: MAMIEISGLLLLLLMALLACGVWIGIALLVVGYVGMQFVGGGIPAGAVLATTIWGNSASWTLAALPLFVWMGEILFRTRLSEEMFRGLAPWLNWLPGRLMHVNVIACGLFGSVSGSSAATCATVAKIALPELKKRGYDDNVSLGSLAGAGTLGILIPPSITMVVYAVAANVSIIQVFLAGFLPGFLVMALYSGYIIVWSLLNPSKTPPADPPLPWREKMRESANLIPVSLLIIFVFASLLFGWATATECAAWGVAGSLAIAWWQGALNWPAFWASVMGATRLTCMIMLILAGASFMSTSMAYTGIPVALAEWVDSLHLSPYALIAALTVMYIVLGTALDGLSMIVLTTSVVIPMIKTAGFDPVWFGIFLVLVVEMAEVSPPVGFNLFVLQTMSGKDSNTVALASLPFFFLLVAAVAIITVFPQIVMILPDLAYGN; the protein is encoded by the coding sequence ATGGCGATGATCGAGATTTCCGGGCTTCTGCTGCTCCTGCTCATGGCCCTGCTGGCCTGCGGGGTGTGGATCGGCATCGCCCTTCTGGTGGTGGGCTATGTGGGCATGCAGTTCGTCGGGGGCGGCATTCCCGCGGGCGCGGTGCTGGCCACCACCATATGGGGCAATTCCGCCTCCTGGACCCTTGCGGCGCTGCCCCTGTTCGTCTGGATGGGCGAAATCCTGTTCCGCACCCGTTTATCGGAAGAGATGTTCCGGGGCCTTGCGCCCTGGCTCAACTGGCTGCCGGGGCGGCTGATGCACGTGAACGTCATTGCCTGCGGCCTGTTCGGCTCGGTGTCGGGCTCCTCCGCCGCCACCTGCGCCACCGTGGCCAAGATCGCCTTGCCGGAGCTGAAGAAGCGCGGCTACGACGATAATGTCAGCCTCGGTTCGCTCGCCGGCGCCGGCACGCTCGGCATCCTCATCCCGCCGTCCATCACCATGGTGGTGTATGCGGTGGCGGCCAACGTCTCCATCATCCAGGTGTTCCTCGCCGGCTTCCTGCCCGGTTTCCTGGTGATGGCGCTCTATTCCGGCTACATCATCGTCTGGTCGCTGCTGAACCCATCGAAGACGCCGCCGGCCGATCCGCCCCTGCCGTGGCGCGAGAAGATGCGGGAATCGGCCAACCTGATCCCGGTCAGCCTGCTCATCATTTTCGTGTTCGCCTCGCTGCTGTTCGGCTGGGCGACGGCGACCGAATGCGCCGCCTGGGGCGTCGCCGGCTCGCTGGCCATCGCCTGGTGGCAGGGCGCGCTGAACTGGCCCGCCTTCTGGGCCTCGGTGATGGGGGCGACGCGCCTGACCTGCATGATCATGCTGATCCTGGCGGGCGCCTCCTTCATGTCCACTTCCATGGCCTATACGGGCATCCCGGTGGCGCTGGCCGAATGGGTGGATAGCCTCCACCTCTCCCCCTACGCCCTGATCGCCGCGCTCACCGTCATGTACATCGTGCTCGGCACGGCGCTCGACGGCCTGTCCATGATCGTGCTCACCACCTCCGTGGTGATCCCCATGATCAAGACGGCGGGCTTCGATCCGGTCTGGTTCGGCATCTTCCTCGTGCTGGTGGTGGAGATGGCGGAGGTCTCGCCGCCCGTGGGCTTCAACCTGTTCGTGCTGCAGACCATGTCGGGGAAGGATTCCAACACGGTCGCGCTCGCCTCGCTGCCGTTCTTCTTCCTTCTCGTTGCGGCAGTTGCCATCATCACGGTGTTTCCGCAGATCGTCATGATCCTGCCGGACCTCGCCTACGGGAACTGA
- a CDS encoding TRAP transporter small permease → MIRRALDGLYLGAGWLAGLFMLAIFVLMMLLSVGRLVALNIPAGDDFVAWCMAASAFLGLAHTFRSGELIRVGLITDHIKGPAKRAVELLCLVIGVASVGFFAWNAVTLTWDSYRFNDISQGVIAIPLWIPQLGYSGGLVILFIAFVDELVNALMGGKPRYEKEPPATAEELVERAMQSGV, encoded by the coding sequence ATGATCCGCCGCGCCCTCGACGGGCTCTACCTTGGGGCGGGCTGGCTCGCCGGCCTCTTCATGCTTGCCATCTTCGTGCTGATGATGCTGCTCTCCGTGGGCCGCTTGGTGGCCCTCAACATTCCGGCGGGCGATGATTTCGTCGCCTGGTGCATGGCAGCCAGCGCCTTCCTTGGCCTCGCCCACACCTTCCGGTCGGGAGAGCTGATCCGCGTCGGCCTCATCACGGACCACATCAAGGGCCCGGCCAAGCGGGCGGTGGAGTTGCTCTGCCTCGTCATCGGCGTCGCCTCGGTGGGCTTCTTCGCCTGGAACGCGGTGACGCTCACGTGGGATTCCTACCGCTTCAACGACATCTCGCAGGGCGTCATCGCCATCCCGCTCTGGATTCCCCAGCTCGGCTATTCGGGCGGGCTCGTCATCCTGTTCATCGCCTTCGTGGACGAACTGGTGAACGCGCTGATGGGCGGCAAGCCGCGCTACGAGAAGGAACCTCCGGCCACCGCCGAAGAACTGGTCGAGCGCGCCATGCAGAGCGGAGTGTGA